A section of the Cryobacterium soli genome encodes:
- a CDS encoding ABC-F family ATP-binding cassette domain-containing protein, producing the protein MSLIRLNDVTVRFENTQVLRETFFRLEPGDRVGMIGRNGSGKTTLIKLILGQVTPDTGTVTVDDGVKIGYFSQFSELNGESTITEVLDALFVEIKAVEAELASIDAAIAADSSASAELDRLIHRQSELFEDMDRLDGWDYPRRIDAALTILGFDEAHRTCAIDELSGGWRNRAALAKILLEAPDVLLLDEPTNYLDVAGVEWLENWFRDFRGAAVIVSHDRTFLDVVVTRIIELENFHLHEYPGNFGEYVVQKQFRLKTLEAQFVHESELLAFESEGIADRREAQKAASRKLGTQLATIKKSRTPRPVDKIITEIYGGLHVKDVLCRVEMLSKAYGEKVLFNDLSFEIRRGNRIVVLGANGSGKTTLLRVLTGEESADHGEVDWAKGAGMVSYNQVLAELDDTDTVSHAVNALEGSLAFTATKKSVNRFLTMFQFSEADLKQKIGNLSGGQKARVAMAQCLLSGASVLLLDEPTNHLDMSSTQVMERALLHFPGAVVVVSHDRFFTDKIANRRLIFGSAGAEPGEVEVAVA; encoded by the coding sequence TGCGTTTCGAGAACACCCAGGTGCTCCGCGAGACCTTCTTCAGGCTGGAGCCGGGCGACCGGGTCGGCATGATCGGCCGCAACGGCTCGGGCAAGACCACCCTGATCAAGCTGATCCTCGGCCAGGTGACGCCGGATACCGGCACGGTCACGGTCGACGACGGCGTGAAGATCGGATACTTCTCCCAGTTCTCCGAGCTCAACGGCGAGTCGACGATCACCGAGGTGCTCGACGCCCTGTTCGTCGAGATCAAGGCCGTCGAGGCCGAGCTCGCCTCGATCGACGCGGCCATAGCCGCCGACTCCTCGGCCAGCGCTGAACTGGACCGCCTGATCCACCGGCAGTCCGAGCTCTTCGAGGACATGGACCGGCTGGACGGCTGGGACTACCCGCGCCGCATCGACGCGGCCCTCACCATCCTGGGCTTCGACGAGGCCCACCGCACGTGCGCGATCGACGAGCTCTCCGGCGGCTGGCGCAACCGCGCCGCCCTGGCCAAGATCCTGCTCGAGGCACCGGACGTGCTGCTGCTGGACGAACCGACCAACTACCTCGACGTCGCCGGCGTGGAATGGCTCGAGAACTGGTTCCGCGACTTCAGGGGCGCCGCCGTCATCGTCTCCCACGACCGCACCTTCCTCGACGTCGTCGTGACCCGCATCATCGAGCTGGAGAACTTCCACCTGCACGAGTACCCGGGCAACTTCGGCGAGTACGTCGTGCAGAAGCAGTTCCGACTCAAGACCCTGGAGGCGCAGTTCGTGCACGAGTCCGAGCTGCTCGCGTTCGAGTCCGAGGGTATCGCCGACCGGCGGGAGGCGCAGAAGGCCGCGAGCCGGAAACTCGGCACCCAGCTGGCCACCATCAAGAAGTCCCGCACTCCGCGGCCGGTCGACAAGATCATCACCGAGATCTACGGCGGCCTGCACGTGAAGGATGTGCTCTGCCGGGTCGAGATGCTCAGCAAGGCCTATGGCGAAAAGGTGCTCTTCAACGACCTGAGCTTCGAGATCCGTCGCGGCAACCGCATCGTGGTGCTCGGCGCCAACGGCAGCGGAAAGACCACGCTGCTGCGTGTGCTCACCGGGGAAGAGTCCGCCGACCATGGCGAGGTCGACTGGGCCAAGGGCGCCGGGATGGTGTCCTACAACCAGGTGCTGGCCGAACTCGACGACACCGACACCGTCAGCCACGCCGTGAACGCGCTCGAGGGCAGCCTGGCGTTCACGGCCACCAAGAAGTCGGTCAACCGGTTCCTCACCATGTTCCAGTTCTCCGAGGCCGACCTCAAGCAGAAGATCGGCAACCTCTCCGGCGGCCAGAAGGCCCGGGTCGCCATGGCCCAGTGCCTGCTCTCCGGCGCCTCGGTGCTGCTGCTCGACGAACCTACCAACCACCTCGACATGTCGAGCACGCAGGTGATGGAGCGCGCGCTGCTGCACTTCCCTGGGGCCGTCGTCGTGGTCAGCCACGACAGGTTCTTCACCGACAAGATCGCCAACCGCCGCCTGATCTTCGGCAGTGCCGGTGCCGAGCCGGGCGAGGTCGAGGTCGCCGTCGCCTGA